Genomic DNA from Schistocerca serialis cubense isolate TAMUIC-IGC-003099 chromosome 5, iqSchSeri2.2, whole genome shotgun sequence:
ACAGAAGCATGGTTCCTGTGGTGCTAAATGGTTTGGTTGAGctagtttcttttaaatttcgtaAAATGATACTGCTTCAGAGTTTTTTGTTAACTCTTGAACTTTGTCTCTTCCCTGTAAGAACGATGTTTTATAGTTAACGTAGGctacatttttctgttactgttgctgagGATTATAAATGAACTACTTACAACACTAAGTGTCTGAGATCACAGACCTAACAAAAACTGCGAAGTTTATGGCTGTCGCTGTTGCTGACAGTAGCACGAACACCGGGATTTATAATCTTTCATAAAAGTTATTTTTCGACGTGTTTCGCTTACATTTTTTGTTGCTCAGGATATATGAGGTAGTTGAGCTCTCTTCCATAACAACAAGCGCTACATAAATAGCTGCAGTCAATGTATCGACAGAAGCCGGGTGGAGCCAAAATAGCACACGCCCGCAATGTATGACTGTACAGTACTTTAGATGTGACGTCTTTGTCACAATTTCGGGAGTCCCCGATGCCGCATGCAGATCTACTAATCtccatcattcttctgtagtaccacattacaATAAAAAGTTCAGGCAAGACTTCGTAACATttgaatttatatttgatgttaccaaatttctcatttgcagatatgtttttcttgctattgccagtctgcattttatatcctctctattttggcaTCGTCAGTTACTTCACTGCCAAAATGGCAAAACTCGTCCACTACTTTTAGTATCTGATTCCATAAACTAATGTCCTCcccaccacctgatttaattctattgtgttggcagaagagccaacaccgtgttactagaggaggccgaaatgcacgcgttttagctcacgcaggctggcgtgaggagggaagaactatactgacgtgaggtctggaacatgacaaggaattagtattcagaaagcggacgtaattcgtttgatacttaactttaatccataagtgatgaacgtcgctcttgacgatacatgatacacaatattatctgttcagaatagtaaatgAATaagacgccttgctaggtcgtagcaaatgacgtagctgaaggctttgctaaacggtcgtctctgcaaatgagagcgtgtgtagtgaaccatcgctagcaaagtcggctgtacaactgggcgagtgctagtaagtctctctagacctgccgtgtggcggcgctcggtctgcaatcactgatagtggcgacacgcgggtccgacgtatactaacggaccgcggccgatttaaaggctaccacctagcaagtgtggtgtctggcggtgacactacaaatTCCACAGcaatccattatctttgttttccttttgttgtctttcACCTCATAACCTCTTTTGAATTATAATGTCACCCGCAAACTgctaagttttttatttcttcttactgaatattaaTTTATAACTCATTCCTTTCACGGCTATTTCTCCCCTTTAGTCCTCCGACTGTTATAAATGCAGCCTGGTATCTCTAGAAGTTGCACAGAACTTTTGGCTCCCAGTattttacacctgcttccttcaaaatttaaaaatgtgtattccagtcaacctttTCTTGCCTCCAGATCTAGAAATACTGTGACGGTAGGTTTGCTTTTGTTCAGTCTCTTTTTCTAAGATAAACGTAGGgtaccaaatggttgaaatggttctgagcgctatgggacttaacatctgaggtcatcagtcctctagacatattctaggcgcgcagtccggaaccgcgcgactgctacggtcgcaggttcgaatcctgcctcgggcatggatgtgtgtgatgtccttaggttagttaggcttaagtagttctaagttctaggggactgaagaccacagatgttaagtcccatagtgctcagagccattttgaacctctagacatagaactactcaaacctaactaaactaaggacatcacacacatccacggccgaggcaggattcgaagctgcgacagtagtagcatcgaggttccggactgaagcgcctagaaccactcggccacaacggccggcctaaacGTAGGGTCAGTATGAACTCGCGTGTGtctatatttcaaatggttcaaatggctctgtgcactatgggacttaacctaactaacccacacatccattcccgaggcaggattcgaagctgtgatagtagcggtcgcgcaattccagactgtagcgcctagagccgctcggccactccggccggcctgtgtaGTTTTCTCTAGAACCCAAAATCGTCTTCCTTGAGGTCAGCTTCGACCATTTTTAATTCTGTCTATATCATGACGGGATATTAAATATGAACAATCGAATGTTGATCGAAAAAAAATTAAACACGACATCGTCTCAGTTTTCTAAAGACCGATGAAAATTTTGTTTATGTCTGCTTCACTCACCCCTTGCAAAGTGATCATATCAATGTCCGATGGAATATTGCAtagtacttcttaataacacaggcacttttctgttgtatttattcgccaataccaggcccCCATCTCTaaataaatatgtccttcctggagAATAATATACGTAACGTACGAATGCAGGTTGTGACGCATGGACGACAACAtattgaagtttgggtctggccgcgattgtacacggatagccgaagcagtgAGGGCGACCGTTCGCATAAAACGAGAAATCTGGGATCGACtcgcggtctggcacaaattttcattttcatcgtTCCAATAGGCAGTCGATGGTGGTTCATACTGCGATCACATTTCCCGTATAAAATGGTCGTAGTTATGAAATCAGGGTTCAGGAGTCTGGACAGCGAAGTGAGAGAGTTGTCTGCTTTGGTGTCCACCAGGTGGTGCTGGCCGGCGTGCTGGTGGTGTTGGCCCTGGTCCAGGGTCACCACGAACCGGGCCACGTGGGCGACGACAGCACCGACGGCGGCAGTGAGGGGGGCAGCAGCGGCGGCGCCACCAGCCGCGGGGGCGGCGGCAGCGATGGCGGCAGCACCGGGGGCGGCCACAGCGGCATCGGCGGCGACCACACGGGACACCACGGCGGCGGCAGCGCTCACGACCACCACGCCTAGGCTGACGTCTCACTCCGATCACGGCCCCTGCAACGGCTCCAGATGAGCACACAGCTCCTACATTATCTCTGTCCCCTTTTCCTTTCAATCCGTAAAACCTTCTTTGAATTTTGGATACACTGTAATAATGACCGAAATCAATTTTTCAGTACTACAATAAAGCTTCAGTTGTTAGTTTAACCAGTTTTATTTGTCCTCAATCGTCTTCTGAATGTACTCTAGAAGACACGAATGCATTGTGTTATCTGGAGTCGCGAGCACTGTTTTTGAACCTATGATGAAGTGTCCACAAGCACTGAATTGGTATCCTGTGTTTACGTGTCTGTGTTCAGCAATCCAGAAGTATGAAGCCATCTTATCCTCTTGTGGTAGTATGCTATACTATTATTAGAAGCACGCACGGTTTTAAAGGCGGGAAGGAGatcctggtccccagcacgaatctgcccggcggacttgtgtcgaggtccggtgagccggccagtctgtggatagttttcaaTCTGCCACGGGAaatgcgggctggctccccttattccgcctcagctacactatgtcggcgattgctgcgcaaacaagttctccacgtacgcgtacaccaccattagttTACCACGCAAAGatagtggttacactcgtctggtgtgaggcgttccctgggggggggagggggggtccaccgagggccgaaccaaacaataacccttggttcggtgtggggtggcggaggggtgaagtggactgcggtagtcgtcgtggggttgtggaccgttgcggctgcggcagggacggagcgtctccgttgtttctaggcccccagttaacataaaatacatacaatacaacacaattatTAGAAAtggtatccggacaccaccagatAATGCGGGATTGACTAGCAAAAGTCAGGACAGGGGGGAATCCCCTCAGAATAAAAGGACATgaagagtgttgtgttgtcaggtTATCATTAGGGAAGTTGTAACAGCAGAAAGGAGAGCTCAATGCCTTAGTCGACTACCTCGTGAATTcatggatcctacatgtcagcaagggactattcaagctggtggaggttctgtaatggtgtggggcgagtgcatcTGGGgcgatatgggacccgtgatacgtctacatgtgactctgacaggtaacacgtacctaagcatcctatctgatcacctgcatccattcagtccaccgtgcattccgacggactctgaCAATTCCTgcacgacaatgcgacaacccaaacGCCCAGAATTCCTAAAGAGTGGCTCTAGCAACGCTCTTCTGGTTTTCAGCACtttcggtggccaccaaactcctcatacCTTCCTTTGTatcccttcttttcttttcttttctcttctttgcaAAACCtgataaaataaaacaaagttaaaCAGAAAAATTCTGTTACCTCTTAAAATTTAAACAGAAGTTTTGTGACCTTTGAAATATCAGTTGACCTAACCAAATTAATTCATCGCAAAATTTACAACAAACATTACAATTCGAGTCAGGGCAGCAAACTGTGAcgtcaatattacaaatacgaaaGTACCAGCCCGACTTCGTCGGAAAATTTCGGGGTGCCTTACAACTGGCAACCTGGAAGAAGTTGGAGCTCCTGCTTCTATAACACAGAATAAAATATCCTTTTAAGCATACATTTTAGTGTAAAAGGTCAGTGTGACCGTAAGATATACTAAGCACATATTAATTAAAAGACCAAAGGATTTATTTAGGTCACACTTAAGCTGAAACTCCATGACTGCAGATTATGATATACGGCACAGGCCAATAGCCTCCGCTTAACAATGGGCCCAAGGTACTTACCTATCTCCTCCAAAATGATTACGGCCTTTTAATCCCCAACGCACAAAGCAAGTATTTCCAAAACCGTTAAAGGAAACTAACTTACTAAAGCAAAATGTCAACTGGGCCAAagcgagaatggttcaaatggctctgagcactatgggactcaactgctgtggtcataagtcccctagaacttacaactacttaaacctaactaacctaaggacatcacacacatccatgcccgaggcaggattcgaacctgcgaccgtagcggtcgtgcggttccagactgtagcgcctttaaccgctcggccactccggccggcgccaaagCGAGAGGAAACAATTCAGCATCCAACTTAGTCACTGGTTAAAGGCTCCTCACGGCCACATTGTTCAAGCTTATCAAACGAGAGGCTGAGCAGAGTACAAGGCTTCGTTAGTTACTTTCAGTACAACACTGGGCAAAAGTGCGCATGATAACCCGGCACTGAAACCACATAAAACGGCAACGAATTGATGATCTGGCGAACATGTGTTCTCCAAAATTCTGAGAAGGTTAAGCAGCTTGTAAATCATCACCCGAGCAGTACGTTAAAGTCCATTCACCGAGTAATCAGAGACTATGGCAATACCCAGACTCACACGTTAGGTGAGGACCAAGCAGTGGCTGTAACGGACACAGGTGGTAGGAAGCACAGTTGATAGCAAGAAGCTTCGGTGAAAGACAGCCGAAAACTCCACTGGAAAGGTGCGAATAATTCAAGGTCTGTCAAGGTAGCCTTCCTCGCGTACCCCAGGCCTGGCCCACACACCTCGACACAGTAAACGACTGCAGATGAGCCGCTGCCGGAGCCGCACAGCCTATATAGCGAACACGCCGTAACCAGATCTGCCTCCGTCTCCCTTCCCTTAAGCTCGCTAGAAAGCAATTGACATCCACCGCCTCTGCTCACTGCCCCAGACCACTTCCGCTTTGCTAAagcaaaaatgtcactaaagccgtGACGTAATCATCGATGGTTATGGCACGGCTCTTCCCCCTTCTCAAACTACCTCCAGGGAAGGGTTAtccaaaaataatattaaaaaagaatTGCCTGAACCGGCAGCTTTCACCATGCTCAGATGCACTCGATGACCCCAGCCTGTCTTCTCGTCTCTTATTCTTATAGTAAGAGGAGATTATCCGACATGACACCGTAAAATAACTTTCCAAATGCCTTCCCAGCTTGATTACACCCACGGAAATGAAATGAACCATCTCCTCCACCTTAATATTGCCTGTCCATCCTTCTGACTGGATATTTGAGGGACTTCGGCCGCTCTCTTATAAAAAGAAGCACCTgtagccgtccttacgatgttatttataatATGaccctaccagtttcggtgcttcagtgcaccatcttcaggcctaccAACTCAGAGTTGGTAGTTGATGGATGGAGACACAACGTCGTTGTTACAGGTAGCATGCCAAAACCAGATCATAGACGTTGGCCACTGGTGAATCGTGTACACGATTGAAGTTAACATCCTCAATGTcatttaaggcctgaagatggtgcactgaagcaccgaaactggtagcgccACATAATAAACTTAGTGAGGACGGCTATAGCTTTGCCATTTTATTACATTAATTTTGCATCCCCATCGACTGCTGTTATAACGCACAGCTTCTCTCTGACGAGGTCTTTCTAAATTCCTTTATGCCTTGTTCCAGTCGTCCTTAATAATCTTTGAACCAGTCTCCGTGGATCAAGCCTTTAAGAGATAAAATATCGGAAAGAGGCGAGTTCACAAATAGGCACATATTAAGCAGGCAGGACTAGTCTTACGTGCTTCATGAGTAGCTGTATCAAAGGCCAAATTTAGCGATGACAAGCTACGGTCCCATTTTGGTTTGAGAATCGGCGTGGTGTATAACTAGCACTGATTTTTAATTTCTGTTAAGGCTGTCGGGGAAACACAGCTGAGTATAATGAGGCGTCTTGGTCACTTGCGTTACACCatgcaaaaacaaattttttaaactcTGTAGACACAAATACAGGAGCGTTATCACTCACAAAGACTTTGGGTGGACCAAAGAGCGAGAAGAAGctatttggaaatctgtggtaaggtcttatgggaccaaactgctcaggtcatcggtccccaagcttacacactacttaatctaacttaaattaacttatgctaaggacaacacaagcacccatgcccgacggaggactcgaacctccgatggggggagaaAATGCCAGTTAGAAGCCTAATTCTCAGAGTGGCTGCTACCCCTGCGCTAGGTACCAACAAAACAAAACGAGAAAATGCATCACCCACTAGCATGATGAATCGATTTCCCCTTTGGGAGCGGGGTAAGAGATTCCTATAATCAATAAATAGGTTAATTACAAGACATATatacagccacttcggttgcacaaaTTTATGTCAACTGACCACGGTTTCGACTCcactagggcaatcttcatcagaTTAAAAAGTTACGTGGCAAACATGTAATCACTCCATGGTTTGCTCAGATGTTTTAAACCATGATGTGATTACATGTATTCCATAttactttttattctgatgaatatTGGCCTAGTGCAATTAAACCATGGTCTAATGACataattttgtgcaaccgaagtggctgtatGTATGTCCTGTAATTAAATAGCATACGGTTGCTAGATAAGAGCCAATCACATGTTTAAAGTTTCAAGAAATAGGTGCTCCGTAGAACGTTCAGAACGGACTGATTGAAAGTACCCTCTACAACCATTGAAACTACGCTTTGCAACTTGCCACGCTTGACACAGTCCCACCATTCATCTTACATCTCCATAGAGTCGGAGCCAAGCCAGGACTTGCTTTACCTTATGAATGGACTTATTAACCCCCATTGTACCCATGATAACATCGAAACACCGTTGGGATCAAGACTTCAAAAAGATAAATTCTCGATTGACCATCCCGCTGCGCATGGTAACAGACTATCCCTTTCTGAAGCTCATAGCCATACACCTGCCTAGCTCTTCACCTGCTCGCCCTCGGCTGAGCAGCTTCTGATAGACCATAATCGCGTGTTGCTCTCCTGCTGTTACCTCGGTTAGTGCGACGCATGCCGAGTCCTCGAGCTCAGTGACTTCTGGTGGATGAAGGCCATCCTCTTTTATCTCAAACATCCTGCTCAGCCCGTCTGTGACAATAATTTCGGTTCCCCTTgtattgttaaaaaccattcaaaagccaaggtcgcacaaaatattttttattcttgacaaccggtttcaacagtctcgGCTGTCgtcttcattcttaaaatttttttatagtaaAACATGTtcgttttacgctgaacctcatgctCGAGATGTCAAGCGCATAAAACTCGGCACATGAGTTtaatccacttgacatcttgtgcgtgaggttcagCTAAAATggacatgttttactacaaaatgtttttaagacctgaagatggcaactAAGACTATAGAAACCGGTTGtcttgtgcgatcttggcttttgaatgatttttaacaaCTTAAACAGATCGCTCTTGAATACTCTCATAACGAGAAAATTTAATTCCCTTTATAAGTTTAAAAGTGAATCTAAAGGCTGTGACTCGTACCGCCCAGCGCTCTATTCTTCCTAGGATGTGCGAGGATCCAACTCAGACCACTATTGTCAGTCTCAAGGCGAAATTCCCTGTGGTCCAGGTACAATCTAAACATTTCAAGTGCAAACAAGACCTCATTATCTTCTAACTCATACTTGGAATAGCGATGTATGCAACTGATCTACGCTCACCGTTGTGTGCTTTTAACAAGAAGGCAGCCTCTCCTGAGTTAGAAGCGTCGGTCGGCACGATAAAGCCCTGTTCAAAATCAGGAACCGCTGAGACGGGCGCGTTGCCTAAGGCAACGTACAGAGCAACAAAAGCATCCTGCCGGCTTTCGGTCTATTTAAAAAGTTCATCTTTTTCCGCACTTGATTTAAAGGGGCGGCAACTTCGGCGAACCAGGGCATAAACTTAGGGAAAAAAATCACCATTGCTATGAGTCTAGCTACTCCTTTCTTGTCCGGTGGGTTGGTGGATGGGCACGAACCCGCATCTGATCTATGAGGACTCTCTCGCTGGAAACAAGATATCCCGAAAGGAAATCTCCTTTCGCACTAGGTTGACCCTTGAAGGCCTTATGGTCAGCCCCATTTCACTCAACCTTTGCGAGACATGCTTAATGCAAGGGTTCCAAAATGGTCCCTCTGTAAGGGACCACATCATCAAGTTAATTGTAAATAAAGTTAATCAAAATGTCTTCCAGAACAGAAGCAAGCAGTCTATCAGTCTGGATAGCGCTGATTCACTAGTGGATAGACCAAGCGGCATGTATGTAGGTacttaactggggacctagaaacgacggagaggcttcgtccccgccgaagccctcagtggtacacaaccccaaatagggtacagcagtccactcaccacaGCGCCGCGCCACACCCAACCcaaggttactgtgcggttcggccccagtggacaccccccccccccgtcccctctccccctccccccaggaacgtctcattccagacgagtataaatccaatgtttgcgtggttgagtaatggtgtacgcgtacgtggagacagtttttgctcagcaatcgccgacatagtgtaactgaggcggaattgggggaaccagcccgcattcgccgaggcagacggaaaaccgtcttaaaaaccatccacaggctggccagcacaccgtacctcgacactaatccgccgggcggattcgtgccggggaccacgcacgccttcccgctcgggaagccgtgcgttagaccgcatggctagctGGGAGGGCTGACCAAATGGTACTCGGCTGAATTTGTACAGATTCCTCTCAGTAGAAAAGGCAGTCACTGGCTTGGGTCCCTCTGCTAAAGGAATTTGGTAGCAAGCCTGATTAAGATCCAACGGCTAAATAATAGGCTCCAGCAAACCATGTAAAGCAATCATGGACCTCAGGAAGAGGAGCAGATCCAAAACCATCTTACTTTTCAGTGCACTGTAACTCACTATTTTAGCTACCATAAAAGTTGGCAAGGCATACGGAGATGCTGGAATTCTTATCATCCTGTCTCTCAAAACACGTTCCACCAACTGCTGCAAGGTTTTCATCTTGGGAGGTGATAATCTATAGGAGGCCTGTCTAATTGTAATCTGATCCGATAACTGAATATGGTACTTAGTCTCACTAATAACTCAAACTTACCTGTGAGCACTTCCGGAAATTATTCTAGCACTCTCAGCAATCCTAGGGCTTCGTCCAGCGGTAATTGATCCATATCACATTCCGTGGATACACTGGCTACAGTAACACTCTCCTCCTCGATAATCTAAAATTAACAGTACACTGTTCATAAAATCACAGCCCACTATTAAATTAGTACACAACCCGTTCATCACAAGAAAATCTAAAGGCCAAGAAAATTATCCAACTCTATAAACAACACGATCCATCTAAAGCTAGCACCTGACCATTTACAACCTTGAGTAAGTGGAATACATTTACGATTCTGCATAGAGTATGAGAAAGTACTTGCACCGCTTCTAGCGGCTGTGTACCGTCAGTCACTGGAGAAGTGAAGCTTTCCTGGCGACTGGAAAAGTGCTCATGTCAttctagttttcaagaagggttatgCAAGAAACCTATTATACTACAGGTTTCACCGTTGATATCAATTTGTTTCCTCTTTACTACTCAACAGAGGTTCCGCAAACAACGACTGTCTGAAACCCAACTTGCTTTTCGTCCAAGATACCCAGAAGGTAATAGATACTGGTGaacaggttctacatctacatctacatttatactccgcaagccacccaaccgtgcgtggcggagggcactttacgtgccactgtcattacctccctttcctgttccagtcgcgtatggttcgcgggaagaacgactgccggaaagccttcgtgcgcgctctaatctctctcattttacattcgtgatctcctcgggaggtataagtagggggaagcaatatattcgatacctcatccagaaacgcaccctctcgaaacctggcgagcaaactacgccgcgatgcagagcgcctctctagcagagtctgccacttgagtttgttaaacatctccgtaacgctatcacggttaccaaataaccctgtgacgaaacgcgccgctcttctttggatcttctctatttcctccgtcaacccgatctggtacggatcccacactgatgagcaatactcaagtataggtcgaaagaatgttttgtaagccacctcctttgttgatggactacattttctaaggactctcccaatgaatctcaacctgatacccgccttaccaacaattaattttatatgatcattccacttcaaatcgttccgcacgcatactcccagatattttacagaagtaactgctaccagtgtttgttccgctatcatataatcatacaataaaggatccttctttctatgtattcgcaatacattacatttgtctatgttaagggtcagttgccactccctgcaccaagtgcctatccgctgcagatcttcctgcatttcgctacaatttcctaatgctgcaacttctctgtatactacagcatcatccgcgaaaagccgcatggaactttcgacactatctactaggtcatttatatatattgtgatgccGTGTCCTTGACTTCTCGAAGGTATTCGATACATTTTTACACTGTCACCATACAaacaaaatacactgatcagccagaacacatgaccacctatttaatagccgatatgtccaccttcGGCACCAACAACAGTGACCACaattcgtggcatggaagcagtgacgcCTCAGTAGTCACAGGAGGGAGTTTACACCACATCCACATACG
This window encodes:
- the LOC126481216 gene encoding keratin, type I cytoskeletal 10-like produces the protein MNKYLVVLAGVLVVLALVQGHHEPGHVGDDSTDGGSEGGSSGGATSRGGGGSDGGSTGGGHSGIGGDHTGHHGGGSAHDHHA